TTCAGGAAACTGATCTTGAGTTCGGCGGTGGTGGCCAGCTCACCCGTGTCCAGCACCGAGCCGATTGCGCTGGCCATGAGTTCGTCGGCAAACACGGCCAGGTAGCCGCCCGAGACGCAACCAAACGGGTTGAGCACGCGCTCCTGGATTGCCTCCCACTCCCAGACGGATTCGCCGGGGCGAAAGGCCAGGGCTCGCAGGCCGAGTTCGCGGTGCAAGGTCGAGAGGTAGTCCTCGAGCCGGTTGTCACGCAGGGCTTGGTTGAGTTTTTCAACAGGAGACAGCATAGTACACCCTCAGGCGACGTTGGGGCTTGACGTGGTTCATTCTCTCTTCTTCATCCATCAGGTGCAGGATGAACCACATTCCAGGAGGACACCATGGCTGGTGCGCTAGATGGCATCCAGATCATTGA
The DNA window shown above is from Desulfurellaceae bacterium and carries:
- a CDS encoding PaaI family thioesterase, whose amino-acid sequence is MLSPVEKLNQALRDNRLEDYLSTLHRELGLRALAFRPGESVWEWEAIQERVLNPFGCVSGGYLAVFADELMASAIGSVLDTGELATTAELKISFLKPVAKGLLRGEGKVLRKGRRVAFVEARITNAKDDLVSLVTSTWTVVAS